A genomic region of Peptoniphilus sp. ING2-D1G contains the following coding sequences:
- a CDS encoding putative transposase (Autonomous mobile genetic elements such as transposon or insertion sequences (IS) encode an enzyme, called transposase, required for excising and inserting the mobile element. On the basis of sequence similarities, transposases can be grouped into various families; High confidence in function and specificity) — MAGQALTTRDISSDIKNIYGFGLSEGMVSKITNKILPTIEEWQNRPLERLYPMVFLDAIHYHVRENNIVIKKAVYIALAYNLEGFKEILGMWVGGNESSKYWLLVLNQPKERGLEDVFIVSTDNLSGFSEAIEAVYPKAEIQKCIIHQIRKMAKYVSYKDIKELMKDLKTV, encoded by the coding sequence TTGGCTGGGCAGGCTCTGACAACAAGAGATATATCAAGTGACATAAAGAATATATACGGTTTTGGACTATCTGAAGGGATGGTAAGTAAAATAACAAATAAGATACTGCCAACCATAGAAGAATGGCAAAATAGACCACTAGAACGACTTTATCCAATGGTATTTCTTGATGCTATCCACTACCATGTAAGAGAAAACAACATAGTAATAAAAAAAGCAGTGTATATAGCCTTAGCATATAATCTAGAAGGTTTTAAAGAAATATTAGGTATGTGGGTAGGAGGAAATGAATCAAGCAAATACTGGCTCTTAGTCTTAAATCAGCCAAAAGAAAGAGGATTAGAAGATGTGTTCATAGTTTCAACAGATAACTTATCAGGATTTAGTGAAGCTATAGAGGCAGTCTATCCCAAAGCAGAAATACAAAAATGTATTATACACCAAATAAGAAAAATGGCAAAATATGTATCATACAAAGACATAAAAGAACTAATGAAAGATCTAAAAACTGTATAA
- a CDS encoding putative protein (High confidence in function and specificity): MNLDNIPEHLKENARWCLWKYETRNNKETKIPVNPITEAYASVNNPKTFTSFDKATEKLSSYDGLGIRVDENLVAIDVDGCVINGVLNDLAKEIISHFPQSYIEFSPSGKGLRIFTFLPNSIIYNKDIYKMKTKEVEVYVAGFTNRFVTVTGDVYQEGEIIEEPEGLIWLLEKYLKREKQSKSTKQNFKSYLSDEEVIEKASNATNKEKFLNLWTGNIKAYPSSSEADLALTSILAFYAGGNSDQIDRIFRQSELFRDKWDEKRGGKTYGEITIEKAISSLKEVYKPISRIDPSIEFDLSIEKLKEMGLPLSSKYSWTDIGAGKIFADFYKDSLRYVPERKAWYFYEDGIWIADTGSLKAMKLCMNLANLLHILALDIEDEHKRKAYVKFSNRWQARGYRVSVLKDAEVHHPLNVSDFDKDPYLLNCANGTLNLRTMEFYEHRSSDYLSKMADVIYDPSSLNERWNSYIDEIMSGDKEKAKFLQKILGYGLTGDTRHECMAILYGMTTRNGKGTLCESILKVLGTYACASRPETLALKNKVNSSGPSEEIARLAGVRFVNIPEPGKGLPLNVAQVKSLTGNDTINARFLHENSFDFKPQFKIYINTNYLPIVNDVTVFTSGRMLIIPFDRHFTEEEQDKTLKTEFAKEEVKSAILNWLIEGYKLLQKEGLTIPDSVKDATLKYQKESDKIAIFMEDCLEEGKDYEVRTSEVYERYRSWSLENGYYLESMKTFKQSLESKATIKRKRPKDGKHKTTVLIGYRLISEFL, from the coding sequence GTGAATTTAGACAATATACCAGAACATCTAAAAGAAAATGCAAGATGGTGCTTATGGAAATATGAAACAAGAAATAATAAGGAGACAAAGATACCTGTTAATCCAATTACAGAAGCCTATGCATCTGTTAATAATCCAAAGACTTTTACCTCATTTGATAAAGCAACTGAAAAGCTTAGTTCCTATGATGGACTTGGGATAAGAGTCGATGAAAATCTTGTAGCTATTGATGTTGATGGCTGTGTAATCAACGGAGTTTTAAATGATTTAGCAAAGGAAATAATTAGCCATTTTCCACAGTCATACATTGAATTTAGTCCAAGTGGTAAGGGACTTAGAATCTTTACTTTTCTACCAAACTCAATAATTTACAACAAGGACATCTACAAGATGAAGACTAAAGAAGTTGAAGTCTATGTTGCTGGCTTTACTAATCGATTTGTAACTGTGACAGGTGATGTTTATCAAGAAGGCGAGATTATAGAAGAACCTGAAGGACTAATATGGCTTTTAGAAAAATATCTGAAAAGAGAAAAGCAAAGTAAATCTACTAAGCAAAATTTTAAAAGCTATTTGAGTGATGAGGAAGTTATTGAAAAGGCATCTAATGCCACGAATAAAGAAAAGTTCTTAAATTTGTGGACTGGAAATATTAAAGCCTACCCTTCTTCAAGTGAGGCAGACTTAGCTTTAACTTCAATTCTCGCTTTTTATGCAGGTGGAAATAGTGACCAGATTGATAGAATCTTTAGGCAATCAGAACTTTTTAGAGATAAGTGGGATGAAAAACGAGGAGGAAAAACCTACGGAGAAATAACCATTGAAAAAGCAATCTCCTCTTTAAAAGAAGTCTACAAACCTATTTCAAGAATAGATCCAAGCATCGAGTTTGACTTATCTATTGAAAAGTTAAAAGAAATGGGGCTTCCTTTATCTTCTAAGTATTCTTGGACAGATATAGGTGCAGGAAAAATATTCGCAGACTTTTACAAAGATTCTCTTCGCTATGTACCTGAAAGGAAAGCCTGGTATTTCTATGAAGATGGAATCTGGATAGCTGATACTGGAAGTTTAAAAGCTATGAAATTATGTATGAATCTTGCAAATCTCCTTCATATCCTTGCCCTTGATATTGAAGATGAACATAAAAGAAAGGCTTATGTCAAATTCTCAAACAGATGGCAAGCAAGAGGTTATAGGGTCAGTGTATTAAAAGATGCAGAGGTTCATCATCCATTAAATGTTTCCGACTTCGATAAAGACCCCTACCTTCTAAACTGTGCCAATGGAACTTTAAATCTAAGAACTATGGAATTTTACGAACACAGAAGTTCTGACTATTTAAGCAAAATGGCTGATGTTATTTATGATCCTAGCTCATTAAATGAGAGATGGAATAGCTACATTGATGAAATTATGAGTGGAGATAAAGAAAAAGCTAAGTTCCTACAAAAGATATTAGGTTATGGGCTTACAGGAGATACAAGGCATGAGTGCATGGCAATCCTCTATGGAATGACTACAAGAAATGGTAAAGGAACTCTTTGTGAATCCATATTAAAGGTTCTTGGAACTTATGCCTGTGCATCAAGACCTGAAACACTGGCTCTAAAAAACAAAGTAAATAGTTCTGGACCCAGTGAAGAAATAGCTAGACTTGCAGGAGTACGCTTTGTAAATATTCCAGAACCAGGCAAGGGACTACCCTTAAATGTTGCACAAGTTAAAAGCCTTACTGGTAATGACACTATCAATGCGAGGTTTCTACATGAGAACTCCTTTGACTTTAAACCTCAATTTAAAATCTACATCAACACCAACTACCTACCCATAGTTAATGATGTGACTGTATTTACCAGTGGAAGAATGCTCATCATTCCCTTTGACAGGCATTTTACTGAAGAGGAACAAGACAAAACATTAAAAACAGAATTTGCAAAAGAAGAAGTAAAGTCTGCAATCCTTAACTGGCTTATTGAAGGCTACAAACTTTTACAAAAAGAAGGACTAACTATTCCCGATTCAGTAAAAGATGCAACTTTAAAATACCAAAAGGAATCAGATAAGATAGCTATCTTTATGGAAGATTGCTTAGAGGAAGGAAAGGACTATGAAGTTAGAACGTCTGAAGTTTATGAAAGATATAGGTCTTGGTCTTTAGAAAATGGCTACTACCTTGAAAGCATGAAAACCTTTAAGCAATCTTTAGAGTCTAAAGCTACCATCAAAAGAAAAAGACCTAAAGATGGAAAACACAAAACCACAGTCCTAATAGGCTATAGGTTAATTTCAGAATTTCTATAA
- a CDS encoding hypothetical protein (High confidence in function and specificity) → MRSKLLENKGLLNLIGGGEYDISFERKGKEALTYIHEILSEMKANPKFIYYGKQTHGDNIEYCDGTRGIDYPLGKIFDDTDGLITDIANIALVIKFADCTPVLLFDPINKVQCCVHSGWRGTVKRISKKAIEKMCAEFHCKKENIYAFLGPDIDVANYEVGREVYDAFSKFKNRDEFFIPFGEKYKLDMTLANLDILLESGINRKNIEISEISTFSDLSLNSARRQKENYRLNCIISMMV, encoded by the coding sequence ATGCGTTCAAAACTTTTAGAAAACAAAGGATTGTTAAATCTCATAGGTGGCGGTGAATACGATATTTCCTTTGAAAGAAAGGGAAAAGAAGCACTCACCTACATCCATGAAATATTGAGTGAAATGAAAGCAAATCCTAAATTCATCTATTATGGAAAACAAACTCACGGAGATAATATAGAATATTGTGACGGCACAAGGGGTATTGACTACCCGTTGGGCAAAATTTTCGATGATACGGACGGCCTTATAACCGATATCGCCAATATAGCTCTGGTCATTAAGTTTGCCGACTGCACGCCTGTACTTCTCTTTGACCCTATAAATAAAGTGCAGTGCTGTGTCCATTCCGGTTGGAGAGGAACAGTGAAGCGAATTTCTAAAAAAGCCATAGAAAAAATGTGTGCTGAATTTCACTGCAAAAAAGAAAATATCTACGCCTTTTTAGGGCCGGATATAGATGTGGCAAATTACGAAGTCGGACGGGAAGTATACGATGCCTTTTCCAAATTTAAAAATCGTGACGAATTTTTTATACCCTTTGGTGAAAAATATAAACTTGACATGACCCTTGCAAATTTGGATATACTCTTGGAATCCGGAATCAACAGAAAAAATATCGAGATTTCAGAAATTTCCACCTTTTCTGATTTAAGTTTAAACTCCGCCAGAAGGCAAAAAGAAAATTATAGATTAAATTGTATTATAAGCATGATGGTTTAA
- a CDS encoding hypothetical protein (High confidence in function and specificity): MITKEDLERKFTLKDKIVVTSPKGISTELKREKDYRYVIKKDESEIKLNDLKDLTEYCKDMHLYRNNEKVTEDLLENAFKLRDTIILHKKDNTPVKVVKEKMYNYTLDNQDTVIPFKGTESIVDFLKQNNFSL, encoded by the coding sequence ATGATTACAAAAGAAGATTTAGAAAGAAAGTTTACTTTAAAAGATAAGATTGTGGTGACTTCCCCAAAGGGAATATCTACAGAGTTAAAAAGAGAAAAAGACTACAGGTATGTCATTAAAAAAGATGAAAGCGAAATCAAGCTGAATGACTTAAAAGACTTGACTGAATATTGTAAGGATATGCACCTTTACAGAAACAATGAAAAAGTTACTGAAGACTTATTGGAGAATGCCTTTAAGCTACGAGATACGATCATTCTTCATAAGAAAGACAATACACCTGTAAAAGTTGTTAAAGAAAAAATGTATAACTACACACTGGATAATCAAGACACAGTTATTCCATTCAAAGGAACAGAAAGTATTGTAGACTTTCTAAAGCAAAATAATTTTAGTCTATAA
- a CDS encoding IS256 family transposase (High confidence in function and specificity), giving the protein MPRKRPETRLNKIYKMLIEEYQPETVQDLQEALKDLLGNTIKHLLKAELDKHLDYEYGEKPLSLNTRNGSSKKIVKSSYGNIDLDIPRDREEAFEPQVLKKYEKDISNTENQIISMYAKGIPSPNNVYNS; this is encoded by the coding sequence ATGCCAAGAAAAAGACCAGAAACAAGATTAAACAAAATCTATAAAATGTTAATCGAAGAATACCAGCCAGAAACAGTACAGGACCTACAAGAAGCACTAAAAGACCTTTTAGGCAATACAATTAAGCATTTGCTAAAAGCAGAATTAGATAAGCATTTAGACTATGAATATGGTGAAAAGCCATTATCACTAAACACTAGAAATGGTTCAAGTAAGAAAATTGTTAAATCATCTTATGGAAATATTGATCTTGATATACCAAGAGATAGAGAAGAGGCTTTTGAACCACAAGTATTAAAAAAATATGAAAAAGATATATCAAACACAGAAAATCAAATAATATCCATGTATGCAAAAGGTATACCCTCGCCTAATAATGTCTACAACTCGTAA
- the uvrB gene encoding UvrABC system protein B (The UvrABC repair system catalyzes the recognition and processing of DNA lesions. A damage recognition complex composed of 2 UvrA and 2 UvrB subunits scans DNA for abnormalities. Upon binding of the UvrA2B2 complex to a putative damaged site, the DNA wraps around one UvrB monomer. DNA wrap is dependent on ATP binding by UvrB and probably causes local melting of the DNA helix, facilitating insertion of UvrB beta-hairpin between the DNA strands. Then UvrB probes one DNA strand for the presence of a lesion. If a lesion is found the UvrA subunits dissociate and the UvrB-DNA preincision complex is formed. This complex is subsequently bound by UvrC and the second UvrB is released. If no lesion is found, the DNA wraps around the other UvrB subunit that will check the other stand for damage; High confidence in function and specificity) — protein MEFKIHSNFAPTGDQPQAIGKLVEGLNKNLKHQTLLGVTGSGKTFTMANIIERVQKPTLVIAHNKTLAYQLASEFKEFFPENAVEYFVSYYDYYQPEAYVPQTDTFIEKDSSINDEIDKLRHSATMSLFERRDVIIVASVSCIYGLGDPIDYENLVVSLRPGMVKDRNEIMRRLIDIQYVRNDINFVRGTFRVRGDTLEIFPAWSSENSIRVEFFGDEIDRIAEINALTGEVKGYRRHVAIYPASHFATTQDKVDRAVETISEELEERLFELRDQDKLLEAQRLEQRTNYDLEMLREMGFCSGIENYSRHLSQRAPGSRPYTLIDYFPKDFLTIIDESHATIPQIRGMYNGDRSRKQTLVDYGFRLPSALDNRPLQFDEFESMMNQCIYVSATPGPYEKEHEQNRVEQVIRPTGLLDPVIEVRPTKNQIDDILNEIQEVTAKNERVLITTLTKKMAEDLTKYFEGIGLKVTYMHSDVETIERMEIIRDLRLGKYDVLVGINLLREGLDLPEVSRVMILDADKEGFLRSETSLIQTAGRAARNIEGKVIMYADIVTGSMKVTIDETDRRRKIQDRYNKEHDITPKSIEKGVREVIEATIAAEEDFDYDVVEKFTDKEIEVMIDSLKAEMYKSAEELDFERAAEIRDKIKELREKIDQMKDD, from the coding sequence ATGGAATTTAAAATACATTCGAATTTTGCCCCCACAGGGGATCAGCCACAGGCCATCGGGAAACTTGTGGAGGGTTTAAATAAAAATTTAAAACATCAAACTCTTTTGGGAGTTACCGGTTCGGGCAAAACTTTCACAATGGCAAATATCATTGAAAGGGTTCAAAAACCCACCCTTGTAATCGCCCATAACAAGACTTTGGCATACCAGCTTGCCAGCGAGTTTAAGGAGTTTTTTCCCGAAAATGCCGTGGAGTATTTTGTATCTTATTACGATTATTACCAACCGGAAGCTTATGTACCGCAAACGGATACCTTCATTGAAAAGGATTCATCAATAAATGATGAAATAGATAAATTGCGACACTCTGCGACAATGTCTCTTTTTGAAAGGCGAGATGTGATAATAGTGGCTTCCGTATCCTGTATCTACGGTTTGGGCGACCCCATTGACTACGAAAATTTAGTGGTTTCTTTAAGACCGGGAATGGTAAAGGACAGAAATGAAATAATGAGGCGCTTGATAGATATCCAATATGTGAGAAATGATATAAACTTCGTAAGAGGAACCTTTAGAGTCAGAGGTGATACTCTTGAAATATTTCCCGCATGGTCATCGGAGAATTCAATAAGAGTGGAATTTTTCGGCGATGAAATTGACAGAATTGCGGAAATAAACGCTCTGACAGGAGAGGTCAAGGGCTATAGAAGACATGTCGCCATCTATCCCGCATCTCACTTCGCCACAACTCAAGATAAGGTGGATAGAGCTGTTGAGACCATAAGTGAAGAACTTGAAGAAAGGCTTTTTGAACTTAGGGATCAGGATAAACTTCTGGAAGCACAAAGGTTGGAACAAAGGACCAATTATGATTTGGAAATGCTCAGGGAAATGGGATTTTGTTCGGGGATAGAAAATTATTCAAGACATCTTTCTCAAAGAGCGCCGGGTTCAAGGCCCTATACACTGATAGATTATTTTCCCAAGGATTTTTTGACCATAATAGATGAATCCCATGCCACCATCCCACAGATAAGGGGTATGTACAACGGAGACAGATCGAGGAAGCAAACTCTTGTGGATTATGGTTTCAGACTTCCCTCGGCTCTTGACAACAGACCTCTTCAATTTGATGAATTTGAGAGTATGATGAACCAATGTATATATGTGTCGGCAACTCCCGGACCCTATGAAAAGGAGCATGAACAAAATAGAGTTGAACAGGTCATAAGACCGACGGGGCTTCTTGATCCAGTAATAGAAGTCAGACCTACTAAAAACCAGATTGATGACATATTAAATGAAATTCAAGAGGTCACGGCTAAGAATGAAAGAGTTTTAATCACAACTCTCACGAAAAAAATGGCGGAAGATCTCACGAAGTACTTTGAAGGTATAGGTCTTAAGGTGACTTATATGCATTCTGATGTTGAAACCATTGAAAGAATGGAGATAATAAGGGATTTAAGACTGGGAAAATACGATGTGCTTGTGGGTATAAACCTTTTGCGTGAAGGATTGGATCTGCCCGAGGTGAGTCGAGTTATGATCTTGGATGCCGACAAGGAAGGATTTCTGCGTTCAGAGACATCTTTAATACAAACGGCGGGTCGTGCCGCCAGAAATATAGAGGGCAAGGTAATAATGTATGCCGACATTGTAACCGGCTCCATGAAGGTCACCATTGACGAAACCGACAGACGTAGAAAAATTCAAGACCGATACAATAAAGAGCATGATATAACGCCCAAGTCCATTGAAAAGGGAGTAAGAGAAGTAATTGAGGCGACCATTGCTGCGGAAGAAGATTTTGATTACGATGTAGTGGAAAAATTCACCGACAAAGAAATAGAAGTCATGATAGATTCTCTCAAGGCTGAAATGTATAAATCCGCAGAAGAATTGGACTTTGAAAGAGCGGCGGAAATAAGAGATAAAATAAAAGAACTCAGGGAAAAAATAGATCAGATGAAGGATGATTAG
- a CDS encoding Hypothetical protein (Family membership) has translation MKKRFIFKVIVFLSIFMAMSSFNAYAEEIANLESVVKPIEDLNVETMESVNSVSEDLNARGYSLKGSSLEIRSFEDLKPNLEYKSVPIRDGSSDLIERLVLKGGNYEIVSNFEINLDDPFFSGKEEAIRYGLISAIENISINGNGHTVSFKQNKAVALFSLVNCPEYIIENLKVSYPGDVSGFGFAQMLKSKDNDTGLAKATGLVKNVEINVGGNINPLEVNGQEVWSNHFIGQYKGVMSTGFSWYIQNTDIENIDININGNIGDTSRPTVETDMVAAYGFTHHFGNVAYTKDYNASTWERLHNQGDPSVLKDAGHIIGLNINVGGNIQAYGNNTGYSAGVGQDMASAWMENINVKITGNIITDLVGNSTNIPYSYTTPYAFGFSDELMNLTDSSLEVNNIIFNGENLPESSDLVLIGATANNNSTGNYINIKNNNINVRGKIEGKSNQNILSSIGLNNGWNSRGTDGVNWIHVNENNNYYVGQIDLKSDKIIEFSALGKKWRTGQNPLGSQILPEASLKDNKVRVGDINIVSSGTVSTALLMLNSSNAKNNTLDYGNINIKGNRTSFYGMGNLQNKQPTTNFYENIAENNHVTMKDLNIETKEAPYISMMVGFQDKEQELKNSTVNVGKVSIKLDNNSQNSYMGGIAGVSKDIIDSCRVFAGSVKIENTGNKNIYFGLGASRADGTNIKNSGVFVDSDIDIKSPTLYGGGFIGFSKGSTIEGNDFQLDGKNNIQLNKGIYGGFGGWLSNSTIKNNSSLILNDFAPFAGYANGGIITGAAHYVKEKAPQYFSALLFSGEDNPKIINSTLLVEKEFEDTILYRKDSISEDSGNNYLVVVDGGSDFNRTAYKVAETVSTSEEMGEEVPVFKKTGEPVGKINIKERTFQDRYWNVDVAPYEVGNEENNFDYMIKNQAGPIKAFGIDSNKIVSANGTKAILHDYYHRHAGLMSDTGIVYDLLGIRGDSTDEDDNPIVPINPQIPLVPLEPALYERSEGSSIKITSLNKNDHYQYLIGYEDQTFRAENNMTRQEVTVMFSRLLENRPEKGRIYSRDYKDVPDSLWSVTAISYMSKLGIIKGYPDGNFKPNGSITRAEFAAIASRFDNLTVGDKTFIDVSADHWAYDSIKKAAKAGWISGYPDGTFKPDQPITRAEVVTITNRMLNRYADEDYVESHREKIINYIDLDNTHWAYYPIVEATNGHEFKRKSNGKDELWLEITDKSFVYDK, from the coding sequence TTGAAAAAAAGATTCATATTTAAGGTCATTGTTTTTTTGTCAATATTTATGGCAATGTCATCCTTTAATGCTTATGCTGAGGAAATTGCAAATTTAGAATCTGTTGTAAAACCAATAGAAGATTTAAATGTAGAAACTATGGAGTCAGTTAATTCAGTTTCAGAAGACCTAAATGCAAGGGGTTATTCCCTTAAAGGAAGTTCTTTAGAAATTCGATCTTTTGAGGATTTAAAGCCGAATTTGGAATACAAATCTGTTCCAATAAGAGACGGCAGCAGCGATTTAATTGAGAGATTGGTTTTAAAAGGTGGAAATTATGAAATCGTTTCAAATTTTGAAATTAATTTAGATGATCCATTTTTCAGTGGCAAGGAAGAAGCCATAAGATATGGATTAATTTCTGCAATAGAAAATATTTCTATAAATGGGAATGGTCATACCGTATCTTTTAAGCAAAATAAAGCGGTTGCACTTTTCAGCTTAGTGAATTGTCCTGAATATATAATTGAAAATCTAAAAGTATCATATCCCGGAGATGTATCGGGTTTCGGATTTGCACAAATGTTAAAGTCTAAGGATAATGATACAGGACTTGCAAAAGCAACAGGACTTGTAAAGAATGTCGAAATAAATGTAGGCGGAAATATAAATCCTTTAGAGGTTAATGGACAAGAAGTTTGGTCCAATCATTTCATCGGTCAATACAAAGGTGTAATGTCAACAGGGTTTTCATGGTATATTCAAAATACCGATATCGAAAATATAGATATAAATATCAATGGAAATATTGGTGATACTAGTAGACCGACAGTAGAAACAGATATGGTTGCAGCGTACGGATTTACACATCATTTCGGAAATGTTGCGTATACAAAAGATTATAATGCTTCTACATGGGAAAGGTTACATAATCAAGGAGACCCCAGCGTATTAAAAGATGCAGGGCATATTATCGGATTAAATATAAATGTAGGCGGTAATATTCAAGCCTACGGAAATAATACGGGATATTCTGCCGGTGTAGGACAGGATATGGCTTCTGCTTGGATGGAAAATATTAATGTCAAAATTACAGGAAATATAATTACCGATTTAGTCGGAAACAGCACAAATATTCCCTATTCCTACACCACACCCTATGCTTTCGGGTTTTCCGATGAATTGATGAACCTAACGGATTCCTCATTAGAAGTAAACAATATCATATTTAACGGTGAAAATTTGCCTGAATCTTCTGATCTTGTCTTGATAGGAGCCACGGCAAATAATAATTCTACGGGAAATTATATCAATATTAAAAATAATAATATAAATGTTAGGGGTAAGATTGAAGGAAAATCAAATCAAAATATTTTATCATCTATTGGACTTAACAACGGTTGGAACTCAAGAGGAACAGACGGAGTAAATTGGATACATGTGAACGAAAACAACAATTATTATGTCGGTCAAATTGATTTAAAAAGTGATAAGATTATAGAATTTAGTGCTTTGGGTAAAAAATGGCGCACGGGTCAAAATCCGCTGGGAAGTCAGATATTACCGGAAGCATCTTTAAAGGATAATAAAGTCAGAGTCGGCGATATAAATATCGTATCTTCAGGAACGGTGAGCACAGCCTTATTGATGTTAAACTCAAGTAATGCCAAAAATAATACCTTAGATTATGGAAATATAAATATCAAAGGAAATAGAACGAGTTTTTACGGCATGGGTAACTTGCAAAACAAACAGCCGACAACAAATTTTTATGAAAATATAGCAGAAAATAATCATGTTACAATGAAAGACTTAAATATTGAAACGAAAGAAGCACCTTATATTTCGATGATGGTAGGATTTCAGGATAAAGAACAAGAACTGAAAAACTCCACAGTAAATGTAGGCAAAGTAAGTATTAAGTTAGATAATAACAGTCAAAATAGTTATATGGGAGGCATTGCGGGTGTTTCTAAAGATATTATAGATTCCTGTAGAGTTTTTGCGGGTTCTGTAAAAATAGAAAATACAGGAAACAAAAATATTTATTTTGGGCTGGGTGCATCAAGAGCGGATGGCACAAATATAAAGAATTCAGGAGTTTTTGTAGATAGTGATATAGATATTAAAAGCCCAACCTTGTATGGTGGAGGATTTATAGGATTTTCTAAAGGTTCAACTATTGAAGGAAATGATTTTCAATTAGATGGGAAAAATAATATTCAATTAAATAAGGGAATTTATGGAGGATTTGGAGGTTGGTTATCTAATTCAACCATCAAGAACAACTCTTCATTAATTCTAAATGATTTTGCTCCCTTTGCAGGATATGCCAATGGAGGAATTATTACAGGAGCAGCTCACTATGTAAAGGAAAAAGCTCCTCAATATTTTTCTGCCCTGCTTTTTAGTGGAGAAGATAATCCTAAAATAATTAACTCTACTCTACTTGTAGAAAAGGAATTTGAAGACACCATATTGTATCGTAAGGATTCAATCTCCGAAGATAGCGGAAATAATTACCTGGTAGTCGTAGATGGCGGTAGTGATTTTAACAGGACAGCTTATAAGGTAGCGGAAACTGTTTCAACATCAGAGGAAATGGGAGAGGAAGTTCCCGTGTTTAAAAAGACAGGTGAACCCGTAGGCAAAATCAACATAAAAGAAAGAACTTTTCAAGATAGATATTGGAATGTTGATGTAGCGCCCTATGAAGTTGGCAATGAAGAAAATAATTTTGATTATATGATAAAAAATCAAGCAGGGCCAATAAAAGCATTCGGCATTGACAGCAATAAAATTGTATCTGCTAACGGAACGAAAGCAATTTTGCATGATTACTATCACAGACATGCGGGTTTGATGTCAGATACAGGTATAGTGTACGATTTACTTGGCATAAGGGGAGATTCAACAGATGAAGATGACAATCCCATAGTCCCGATAAATCCGCAAATCCCGCTTGTTCCACTAGAACCTGCATTATATGAAAGATCTGAGGGTTCATCTATTAAGATTACTTCACTAAATAAAAACGATCACTATCAATATTTAATAGGTTATGAAGATCAAACTTTCAGAGCAGAAAACAATATGACCAGACAAGAAGTTACGGTGATGTTTTCAAGATTATTGGAAAACAGACCGGAAAAAGGCAGAATTTACAGCAGAGATTACAAGGACGTACCCGACAGTTTATGGTCGGTAACAGCTATAAGTTATATGAGCAAGCTTGGAATAATAAAGGGATATCCCGACGGAAATTTCAAGCCTAACGGCAGTATAACCAGAGCGGAGTTTGCAGCCATAGCATCAAGGTTTGATAATTTAACTGTAGGAGATAAAACATTTATAGATGTGAGTGCGGATCATTGGGCATATGATTCAATAAAAAAAGCGGCAAAAGCAGGTTGGATATCAGGGTATCCTGACGGGACATTCAAACCGGATCAACCCATAACCAGAGCTGAAGTCGTGACAATAACTAACAGAATGCTCAACAGATATGCAGATGAGGACTATGTGGAGAGCCACAGGGAAAAAATAATAAATTATATAGATTTAGACAATACCCATTGGGCATATTATCCCATAGTTGAAGCGACAAACGGTCATGAATTCAAAAGAAAGTCCAATGGAAAGGACGAACTGTGGTTAGAAATAACAGATAAATCCTTCGTATATGATAAATAG